Within the Cloacibacillus sp. genome, the region AGCTGTATATACAGCCGACATATCCGCTATTATACTCTTATTGTTACGGCACGAGGCAACTGTTATGGGGGAATCACGGATGAAGGAAATGAGGCCGACGACGGGCAAAGTGACGCTCGCGCTCTTTAATATATTGGGAAACATTCACGGACGCAGCTTTCTGGACCTTTTCGCGGGCAGCGGACAAATCGCGGCAAACGCCGCAAAACGCGGCGCGGCGCCGGTCGTGCTTGTGGAGTCCGATAAAAAACGCCATGCTGAGATAATAAAAAAAGCGCCGCCTTCGATCTCCTGCCTTTGCTTTGACGTGCGGCGTGCGCTGCCGCGTTTTGCGAAGGCCGGCGAA harbors:
- a CDS encoding RsmD family RNA methyltransferase, coding for MKEMRPTTGKVTLALFNILGNIHGRSFLDLFAGSGQIAANAAKRGAAPVVLVESDKKRHAEIIKKAPPSISCLCFDVRRALPRFAKAGEKFDIIFADPPYNLGWGAEFIKLIEASECVLAPGGVIIFEHSDEEEPAPMDEARWERCDRKYGGTVLSFYNRRTESVEND